A stretch of the Streptomyces sp. NBC_01264 genome encodes the following:
- a CDS encoding flavin reductase family protein codes for MNSVSADVAVPRGYTANPAPLREVMSLFATGVTVLSVGGEHIHGMTANAFTSVSLDPPSVLCCVAHSAVMYEAITSAGHFGVSIMEAGQEGLARFFADKKRPLGPGQFTGVDWVPGPRTGAPLLNGSLAWLECELSAAHEIGDHTVFIGDVVGSSRGTGEDGLLFFGGAFHRAYSPGR; via the coding sequence ATGAATTCCGTATCCGCTGACGTCGCCGTTCCCCGGGGATATACGGCGAATCCCGCCCCCTTGCGCGAGGTCATGTCCCTGTTCGCGACCGGTGTCACCGTGCTGTCCGTCGGCGGTGAGCACATCCACGGCATGACGGCGAACGCCTTCACGTCGGTCTCCCTCGACCCTCCGTCCGTGCTGTGCTGTGTGGCGCACAGCGCGGTCATGTACGAGGCGATCACCTCCGCCGGGCACTTCGGCGTCTCGATCATGGAGGCCGGTCAGGAGGGTCTGGCCCGCTTCTTCGCCGACAAGAAGCGCCCGCTGGGGCCCGGGCAGTTCACCGGCGTCGACTGGGTCCCCGGCCCGCGAACCGGCGCGCCGCTCCTGAACGGGTCCCTGGCCTGGCTGGAGTGCGAGCTCTCCGCCGCCCACGAGATAGGCGACCACACCGTCTTCATCGGCGACGTGGTCGGCTCGAGCCGTGGCACCGGCGAGGACGGGCTGCTCTTCTTCGGCGGCGCCTTCCACCGCGCGTACTCCCCCGGCCGATGA
- a CDS encoding sensor histidine kinase, which yields MNSEVAVAGWGSAIGPGFAEALQQGLVRVAQRASPAPPIARQLVPRRTVHSPEGPGPEFLDAVLRRFESALPAALSTTVRWDSSVRQALNDRARTVLAAAFGTEPATGGGLSAPPVRPAPHHNAAAAVLLMECAMLQMMESGRLDEGSVRVLAEAVRQAGEGGSPVDQSVCCWQEQRRISRELHDDVADGVTAARQALEECDELPDPVAADRIAAARDALRDTDARLRDLVGGVRERSVVPPLGVALREFAAGAAPAGVQVTVKVTGDEGLLPDVRRRDLYLTLREALRNSFVHARAGRVKVSVRSTRWWAYASVEDDGRGFDVERVLRPGHSHQGFRSMAERMEDAGGRLTVSSSQGHGGQAGHGTHVEAHLPLQPHRHGARVGSAHM from the coding sequence ATGAACTCCGAGGTCGCGGTCGCCGGTTGGGGGTCCGCCATCGGCCCCGGTTTCGCCGAGGCACTGCAGCAGGGACTCGTCCGCGTGGCCCAGCGGGCGTCCCCCGCGCCGCCCATCGCACGCCAGCTCGTCCCCCGGAGGACGGTGCACTCTCCCGAGGGACCGGGCCCAGAATTCCTGGACGCGGTGCTGCGCCGGTTCGAATCGGCCCTCCCGGCCGCGCTGAGCACGACGGTCCGCTGGGACAGCTCGGTGCGACAGGCCCTGAACGACCGGGCCCGTACCGTCCTGGCCGCCGCCTTCGGCACCGAACCCGCGACCGGCGGCGGGCTGTCCGCCCCGCCGGTGCGGCCGGCGCCCCACCACAACGCGGCGGCGGCGGTCCTGCTGATGGAGTGCGCCATGCTCCAGATGATGGAGAGCGGCCGCCTCGACGAGGGTTCTGTGCGGGTCCTCGCCGAGGCGGTCCGGCAGGCCGGTGAGGGCGGGAGCCCGGTGGACCAGTCCGTGTGCTGCTGGCAGGAACAGCGTCGGATCTCCCGCGAGCTGCACGACGATGTCGCCGATGGCGTCACCGCGGCCCGGCAGGCACTGGAGGAGTGCGACGAGCTGCCGGATCCGGTCGCCGCCGACCGGATCGCGGCCGCCCGGGACGCGCTGCGGGACACGGACGCGCGGCTGCGGGACCTGGTCGGCGGGGTACGGGAGCGGTCCGTCGTTCCGCCGCTCGGCGTGGCGCTGCGCGAGTTCGCGGCCGGGGCCGCTCCGGCCGGGGTCCAGGTCACCGTGAAGGTGACGGGCGACGAGGGCCTGCTCCCCGACGTACGGCGCCGGGACCTCTACCTCACGCTCCGCGAGGCGCTGCGCAACAGCTTCGTGCACGCGCGAGCCGGCCGCGTGAAGGTTTCCGTACGGTCCACCCGCTGGTGGGCGTATGCCAGTGTCGAGGACGACGGCCGCGGGTTCGACGTCGAGCGGGTCCTGCGGCCCGGCCACTCCCATCAGGGGTTCCGTTCGATGGCGGAGCGGATGGAGGACGCCGGCGGCCGACTGACCGTCAGCAGTTCGCAGGGCCACGGGGGTCAGGCGGGCCACGGGACCCATGTGGAGGCGCATTTGCCGCTTCAGCCGCATCGGCACGGGGCACGGGTGGGGTCCGCCCATATGTGA